The Etheostoma spectabile isolate EspeVRDwgs_2016 chromosome 4, UIUC_Espe_1.0, whole genome shotgun sequence sequence cacacacacacacacacacacacacacacacacacaacacacacacaccacacacacacacacacacacacacacactcacaaagagTTAGTGCCAAAGTCAGAAGGGTTTCCCATAAACTGAGTACAGCTGACTCATCTTAATttcacacatgtatatatacaatatgtacatatatagaATCTTTAAATGTATGAGGTAGGCCTGTATTTGCTGCTTGAAATTCTTTGCATTCCATACTTTTGGCTGCTTTAAGGAATTATATATTAGCAAAACTACTTAAAAACACTTGAAATATTGGTTCAACATCCACTAAACTTTTACAACTTTTGAAACTCAGAGTTAGCAAAATACTATTTCACATTAATGTTGACTAACATATTTGAATTATATGTGTTACTCTAGGTAACACATGCACAGAACTGTATCATATTTATAGTGCCTAACTAAAAGCAAATCAAACAAAGACATAATGCTCATTATTTCATAAATTTCCCTCGGTTTTTAATTGTGCTCAAGTGTGGATATAGTACATTTATcgtgtttttaataaaacagatttaaaataagTTGACGTTTTCAAATAGTTAAACCTGGCTGCCGTCcaggtgggtgctacacattggtTGTGTTAGAGAGTAGTCCCCCACCCCCGAAGtgctttgagtgtctatgataaagGGCTATATAGATGTAATGAATTAATTCCTGGGCGAAGACCTTTTCTCTGCCtttattgtgtatgtgtatttttatttatttgatttcttgTTGAATTCTTTTTAATGCCAAGTGAAAGGTCATTGTAATTCAAAGTTCCTTGCTAAATTAGGCCTTGCTATGGcccaaattaaatgttttgtaaaatggACAATGTATACATTTTTGTCCTTAGTAATTGATTTAATCATTTTCCATTGTGAATTGAAAATCAAATTACAcggaaaacaaagaaaagaggttTATTTCATGTCAGTGATGTCCAGCAGAGTGCAGTACAGACatataggggcggctgtggctcagtggtagagcggttccctgccaatcggaaggttgggggttcaatccctggccctgcagaaGACACAAAACCCTgtgttgcccccgatgctgcgcattggagtgtgaatgtgtgtgagtgtttatctgatgagcaggtggcaccttttacggcagcctcggccacactgtatgaatgtgtgaatggtgaatgtatcctgtagatgtaaaagcgctttgagtagtcgttaagactagaaaagcgctatataaatacagcacatttacatataacATTTTTGCAATGGACatgcaaaactgaaaaaaatcaactctACTTCTTTTGGACAACAATTTAATGCAATATACCTCTGCACTATGGCTTGTGGGGGTCGTCGGTGTACCAAGGTGTTGGGGCTTTCACGGATTACATTTCTTGGCTACCCTACTCTACACTTTTCTGTGTCAGAATTTTATTATATTGTGACATggaaaattcaataaaaacaatgattctgtttttgctttttaacatatcttttttatttgattattacACTGTAAATGCATGAATGCAAATAACAATGAATATTacagatgtatttatttgttttaaatgtaggcATTTAAAATCTTCCATACTTTAGGGCCTTTTAGGAACATactaaaaaaactgtttatcaAACTCTTGCATTGTTGCACTGTTTATCCACATTTGTctgccatttgtttttcatttattttactttttggaaAAGCACACTGTGTTATCTTTACTATGACAGACACTTTATTCAGTAACTGAACTTTGCTTTGCACAGATAATCACTAGGAATGATTTTGCTGacaacacttttcaaaataccaGTGTTGcccaacaaaacaaagtgtaaacTGGAGCGACAGAGATGTTAATTGTGGATAAATGGGCATTccataaaagagaaaaagtacTGACGGGAAAACACCCCTTACGCTGCCACAACTAAGAGTCCTGAAACACTTCTCTATGTAGTCTCTCCATTTATAAAGACATTTACAGATTTGCCTATGAATATGTAAACCTCCCCAAAGAGAAAGACCATGACCTCAATCACATAAGCAAAAAGCAAAGATGATGACGTCATGTGTCTTATTACACATGTCTGGCGTACAGAGGGAATCCACAGCGTCATCAAACACAAGCCACAGATTAATATCATTTCCATCTGAATGGAACATTTTTCTCTGTTATTGTGAATGCATGGAATATAATGTGATTTACATTTTATGCCATTTTAAACACTATTTTTTGCACCTATAACAATGATTTATGATTACTGTGCTAATTTATCAGGCAAAGGCAATGTTACTGCACTTTATGTGTTTGATATTGTCATACTACACTACACGATAAGAGTAAcacatatttattattattgtaattataatgaatagtatatatataatattatcaaaaacatgataaaagagaagaatatgtaaTGTCAAAATTCCCAAACGTgctatgtaattttttttttttctttgaaagtCTAAGATTTTGAGATCTATCACCAGCCTATCTCATGGGAGGAGTAACCCATATGTAATGACACAAAAAATTCCCCGCATGTATGAAGCATGTTTAACCGTTTGTCTTCCAGTCAGTCTCCTCCCTCAGGTATCTGTCCCAATTTTGGCTATAAATACAGACTAGAATTGAGCCAAAATATATATGCACCTTTCTCTTCATCAAGATCCTTCCAAGAAGATATCGTCTCTCAGAAGTCAAACTTCATACGTCCACTGAGCCAGCAGCATCTTTCCTCCTGAGGGCCcactcttctcttctctgcttctagAAGATCCATCAAATCTGCGTGTCCAGCATGACTCCTCGGTCTCTCCTCCTGTCCGTCCTGGTTCTCTTGGCTTTCTTCAGCACAGCTTCCTGCTCTCCCATCACGTGCAACAACCAGTGCTGTCGTTTCGTGGAGGGCTTCCCTGCCAGGCTAAAGAAGCTCGAGgggaaattttttaaaaataagacTTCTTTGAGAAAAAGGCACAACAAACTCTAAACCCGCACCTTAAAAATTAATGCAGCACATTCAGATCCATGGCCCAATTTCCCCCCCAGTCCCCAAAGGTGATGCGGGCATTGTATCTCTGTCTTTGCCCTGCGGCACGAGATAaagctttttcttcttttttacgggaaaacaaaacagggatTTGGACAAAGCGCGGCTGGGAACCGGGAGCGTCGAGGACTCTTTTAAAGtaagtttcttttttgtttaactcTACCGAATTTTCCTTCATAGCCCttaaaaaaatgccttttttttaaagttttaaccccgtttaaaaaaaagccctaAAATTTTTCGCCCAATGCGAAACGGTGCCCccccaaaaaggaaaaaagggctTTGCAAAAACCAATTTGGTCCctttcctttttcccttttcccccttCTTTTTAGAGTCCGTTTCCTGCCACGAAGAACCATATGGATTTTTTAATCGGAGGGGGTTTCTGCGACAGCCATGGCCGGAGTGACGGAGGACCCCCAACAACTTAAACCCTTTCTGGAGTCCATACTCAAATCTTCAACAACCTAAAAGGGGGGAGGGGTTACCAATTGTGAGAAAGTTTCCCACACTGTTACGACTACAGGAGAAGAAAGATGTAAAATCCGGGGGGGAGCGCGGGGGCCCAAAACCCGGGTTTAAATTTTTTACAGCATTAAAGTGCGAAATTTGcgaaaaattagatttttaaagGGGGACGGGAATTAAAGGGACCcccaaattttaaaattttttaaaattttaaaaatagaaatgtaatCCTGGTCCTtgattaaaaatatgttttaatgatTGCACTGTAGCCTACTGAAAAGTTACATTTGGAGACGTGGACTAAGGGCGAATTGTTGCTCATGAAACGCATGTGGTATAAGTTTCAGGGAAAGGTCTACATGCGATTGACCTAGTCTAGCCCAAGTCTGACACAGCAAAACCATCGAAACCTTCTTCTGGGTTTGGACTACATCCTAAAACCGACCAAATCTTCCCCGCACTATTGAGGAAAATGGGTGACCATGACACAAAGGGGAAGAGGGGCTCATGGGATAGGTCATAATATTGCATTAGTCAGTGATTCCTCAACTGCAGTAACGTGCATAACTGCATCATCCAATTCTTACAAAAGGGGAAGAGAAGGAATGGCTTGCTGCTACTCACCAAAGTTGTTtcttgtgtgtggtgggtggtatTGGTTGAATTCAGGGCTTGACTGTCAAATGAAAGTTGGTAGCCCATGTGGTAACATCatcttttttatattgttcCTCCTATAGAGAAATTACTTTTCCTGCAAGAAACAGTTTGACATCGAAAACCTCAACTCTACTTACACTCAGGTGAGTGTTGACATTTTATCTTTAATtgtgaaaatgtttgttttttcaaatacagTTTGCATATATTCACACCTGTATTTCAACAGACAATTTTAATAAACAGAACCATGTGCTTGTCCACAGATGCAGAGTAAAGGTCCATATAAGGCCATGAGCGAGCTGGATGTGCTGTTTAACTACATTGAGACATATCTGGCTTCTAAACGGCAAAGAAACAGAATGGCCGCTGTTTAAAGACCTGCTGACCCTAAACAAAATGTGACCTTGTTCATCTcgggaaaaagaaaatacagccTTGACCCTTACACTCTTTTGCAATGAATGAGCCATTATTTTCAGTGGTATTAGTGTTGCCACATTTTGTAGCCTGATGATCCAATGTCTTACTCATCCTGAGACTTCTGGTTTTGTCCTGAGGACAAGTATCTGTAGTAAGACCATATTGAGTCCTACATATGAAGTTACAGCTAAAACTGTCGCTAATGAAGCTGTGATATTTATTTGTATCATATACAAgatgtatgttttcttttatttatgatGACCAATATTGTATTGTTGTAGATTAATAAATGACTTGTTGATATGAATGActcttttgattttatttccccAAGATAATACAGCTGCTATTGTGCCATTTATTAGGAATGTGTAATTGGTAGAGTGCTGAAAACATCACATCCTGCAGTTCtactgtctaaatgtggggaaCCACTTAGTGTAAACTCAACGTGCTGATGCACTAACCTCAAACGTGACCCATATACAACACTTACCAGCAGCAGCCCTGTTCTTAACTTACCGTAACTAGCCAGCCTCACCCTCATGGCATATGCAGTTGCATAGTtgatgcacgcacgcacacacgcacgcacaataaaacagaagtagcacacagggtgaaaaagaGCTGCCCTGCATAAAAatcttttgcatttttattatgtCAACATCATCACAGTGACAGCCAGAGGGGGTTTATTTCATCAGCTATACTATGATAAATTTACAGCTGAGCAATGAAATATTAACAGTAAGGGTGCTAAAAGATGCCCCTCTAATAACATTTGAATGTACATATGTGCATCGACTGTGAAGGGACATGAGATTCCTGACTTGACTCAGCCCCTTGAACTGAAACTACTCTAAGACGTTTTATCTGTCACTTGCTTAGTCAACATAGAATGATCTGAATAGTATCATTCCAGCGATGACAGTGCCTTATGCAAAGATATCATTCATGACAATTGTCTGATAAAGCATGACCAATCTTATTTTGAGATAATTAATAATGGTTTTCTTAAAGTCACTGTAATCAGTGTTGTGTTCATTCTTTTAAAAGTTCTTAAAGTGTCGGTTCAGACTTCTGTCTCCCTAAAATCtgtgtttacattttgaatAGCATGGCTGTTAACCTGCTGGTTTGGCTCATGTCTGGCTGTTATgtaatgactgtgtgtgtctgtacagaGAGCAATGGTTTCAAGGCaacgtgagaaaaaaaatggagaccATCCGTTACTGGCTCTACCGTAGGGACTTTGATGCAAAATGCAGAATCACTGTTTTGAAGGATCATAATTAAAGGTcaaattgttttacttttactataATTTAGCGCTACCTTGGCACACCACTTTCACCTCAACAGTTAAGATATTTAAAAACCCCACAACAAGAAAGTCCTGGTTTCAAATCCCACTGCCTTTCATTATTTAACTGTTAGGCCTACTTCGAAAGACCTCAGCAAATCATTATTAggaactgtttttttaattttatttttttaacgaAAAGCCATCCACCTCTTccaaattatttctttttacactCCGCTGACTCAATATTCCTCTAATACCCAAAATAATAAACGGCAAAATAGAGAACAAAGAGCTGATGAATGGTTCGGTCcaaaatgaataaagaaatCTAACTTTGTAATGAGGAAAAAGCGGAAACATCCTCATCTGCTCTCCCACCATGTATAATTTCTTTCCCTTGAGCCATGTCATTGAGAGGGGGGAAACGCGATAACGTTTCAATAAAAGGATGAGGcagcacatttttctcttctAGAAGAGAAGGCCTTCATAAGGTTGTTCGCATGAAAAGGGGTAGAAATGGTCAtgtcaagaaagaaaaaaccctGGCCCACCACTGCACAGGTGACCAATCACGTCATGAAGAGGGGGTGAAAGTTGGTCAGTTTTAAGAAAGTTACAGAAGTCTtcgtacatgtgtgtatatgtgtgtgtgtgtgtgtttataacatttctttaaaaaagtgaacATGAAAAAAGTTCCTGTCTCCATAGATGTGTCTCCTTAGAGTTGGTGAcctaaaatgtttgtttattccAACACTTGATTTAGAAAAGTCCATTTGGAAATAGTCAAGATACATGTGCCACTAAAAACATCCATGAGTAGAACAGAAGAAATTGCAAAGGTTGTCAAAGACATCCGTTCTTATTCATTTAGAATCATAAAGGCTCATGTTTGAGGTTTCTGCTTACACCTGATGAGTCAAGTACAAGATTAAATTGTTCCAAATGTGCTGATGCTGCTTTAGCGCAAAGTGACATCCGCTTTCTATTATGACCAGAGTCTGATCATCGAAGATATCCATACATTACActtgaaaaagacaacaaaaatcaAGCAACCAGCAACATTAACCCTGACAGTAAAAACAGATTTCCAGCACAAGTGAATGATTAGCCACTGTTTTATGTAAAAGTGAAACCGCTTTCCATTTGATCATGTCTGAAAACCTTTCTACAGTTCAAGCTGTGGGTGTTTTGCGTTGAGGCAGTGTGGCCTCTAACTGCTACCTTGTCTGGGGCAGGTCAATCAGCACCCTCATGTCTGAAGATGTGTGAGAATCAGGATGGCACGCCACTTCAAAGAACTTTGAGCCGTGTCTTACCACATCAACTGAGAGCTCTCGATCCTTTTATATTTCccccacatttaaaaaaaaaggatgtacACAGTAATGGCATACTGgcacatttgagtttgtaaccTAGAATAAATTATGTAATGCTTGTTTTCATATTTGTGAACAACTGATGGACATCCTCTGATGTTAAACTTTTGATAAGGTGGCTTAGTGATTACTTGAGAAGTATAGACAGGATGTACTTCACGTAATGTTTTTCCCACCTATCAGAAAACAAAATGGAGAAGGGTGCCATCTATCCCTTCTGAAGAGTGTGCTGGGTGCATTGAGAGTTGTAATGGGTGGGGTAAGGGGTTAGAACCCCCACAGGACTACTATCATGAGGAACTCCCCTGAAGCCCCATTTACCCCCTTTCTCActtacctgagagagagagatgactgTAGGTTTCGTCACACTCAAAGCTGGAAGCTGAGTGCCTACGGATGCCTCGCACCTGAAGAGAAATAAGCTTATGCATTAGCGGGAAGCTGCACTAAATACCCCAGTGTTGGCAAATGTCTGTGTTGACTCAATGCCACCACACTCTTTTGCTACGCAAATGTGTATATTCCAGGAGTCACTCATGCTAGCAAGTATGATACAAGTTTGTCACGAGTTGAGTCTGTGCACGCCGTGTCAAAGCCACAAATCCCAAGCCAACCCGGCAACCTGAGTCATAGTCGGAGACATGATTGAGAAGAAAAATTCTGTCAATGTTGAAGCAAATGTCAAATACAGAGAATATTTAAATTTGATAGGTTAATGATCAACTGGACCAAAACTCCAAACAAACATGTAACAACTAGACAAACACCTTATGGTTCTCTTCCATTTTATCCATCCATTGTACACTGCCAAAGTTATGTTGTATGCCGAAATGGAGACAAGAGAGCAGGTTTGTGTTTTAGGTGTTTTTTAATCCAAAGCTGAAGCAGACAAAAGTATGGCAGGGGGAGCATTGAACAGACTTaatgacgggggggggggggggggagatacaTTTATGTGCTTTCACTACAAAAAAGGTATTGagagggacaaaaacaaaagtaaaacaaaaacaggaggaACATTGATAAACATTCAATGAACATTTTTACAGTGAGATTTGTAGGTGCAATGTGACAGGTAATGTGATGTGATTTTACAAACTGAAGTGGACCAAACTGACAAAATTAACACAATTTCCCATGATCCCAAGTGAGCTGGAAGTGTCCGGTTGCGTTAACAAGAACGTTGAAGAGAAACCGGGAATCACACCCCCGTCTACATGTGATGACAGCTTGCTGGTGGTATTGTCAAAGATTCTGCTCTGGGATGAGGAGCAgctctaaaagtactgactactTCCTATTAATCCTACAGGAAGTGTTTGAGGAGAAGTGTTGGGAGAACACTGGCATTGCACCAGATTAGTCCCACTGAGCCTCCTGACAGTTGAGCTAGTGCAACCAACAGTAACTAAGATTTCTTTTCAGAGAGACCTTTGGAGCTTGCCCGGTCTGTCTGAATTGCGTATTCCATAGAGTGTATGCTACTgcttacataaacacacacaaacgctgcCTATTGTTGCACAACATCTCTCCAACACATTTGCAAACAGAAATCAACAATAATGAAAAGGTCCTAGCAGTACTTCAAGCTGACAAACACATCTGCATAGCATTAACCTGAAATATAATCTGGCAATGGTATAAATTGGTAAGCATTACATTAGTAAAAGCCTGAACCAAATGGTAGGTAGCGGTTAAAAGTAATCTGCTGCTTTAGCAACACTCAGCAAGGCCTATGCTAATATGTTCATAAAATTCATGAAAAAATACAGTATCAGTTGGCACCCACTCTCCAATGAGCTACATGTGGGAGAAAGGTTGAGCCAGTTTCTGGTCTTAAACGTGGCGTCCTTCTCTACCCTATAAACTATGTACCTGAAAAACAAGCGTAGATTAAGGTAGGAGAGAGGGGCCTTTGTGAGGTGCTCTGTCAGAATGGCACACAGCCTTTGTGAGTGCATAGGCCTCCGTCTAACATTCATAAAGACAAACTGAATCTGACAGAACCTGGCCCACTTAAAGTCCCAGAAATGGGTACCTATTTCCAGCTAATTCCAACAGTCAGGGACAGAGTCCTTACATTCCACTTGTCAGTTCAAAATACATCTGCTTACTTTGCATGTCCGAAAAAGAAACCTTCCCTTGCTTTCATTTTTGGGATTTAGCCATTTGATTTAACATTCACAGGTTGGGGCCTAGAGTTAGAACAGGGCTGCTGGGTAAAAGAGAACTACTGCTAAGGCTTCATGTCCTACTTCAACATCCAAGCCCCTCGGAGTACACAACCTGATAtttgagagaggagagatagcTCACCAAttccctcttctctccttttctatAATTCATAATCTCTTCACTGGTGTAAAAACACAGGTCAACATCCTCTCTGGCAGAGCAGAGTGGTGGGTTTGTTAAAATGGTagagtaataaaaacaaacactcctACAAAACATTTgccatgaaaaataaaacactgaaaaaaatccatGCAACGCGACTCATGTGTCGACAAATTATTGCTTCCTTTTTACAAcctgtgtctgtatgtgcatgcatgcatcttTCAGTGGGCAGCAGACTGTGGGTCCTGCATGGGGTTACTGGCTTTCTTCCTCCGTTTTGTTAGCAGTGGATTGGTCGAGTCCTCAATGGTCTTGATCTTAATTTGCTCATAGTCAACCCTCATTGTTGCCAAGGCACTGGTCATTTCCTcctgaaaaattacaaaaaaaagaagctcaTCAGGCcacttgcatttgttttttgtatagtCATCATACAAATCTCAAGCTAGCGAAGCAGATCCTAACTCAATCCAGTATGCAGCTACTTTTTTACattatgaacttttttttttttcttaactgaTGGAATTTATTGTAACTATCTAAACCatgggtcttcaacagggggtccgcgacccctagggtggtccgcggaggtactgcaggGGGGTcacgaaagttttggttgattactttttttatattccccccccccgcaattttttccactaattgaaatgtctttaaatacacattaacatgaattcaacacactgtagtaaacagataaatggaggcagaagatgtctttcagtcatcaatgcacacatggcactaaaggaccagtttgatataacacaattttatacaatatatataattagggggtccccgctccatctcgccatcagtttgggggtccttggcctggaaaacgttgaagacccctgatctaaaCTATTCGATCTGGTTTTATAGCTTTTACATGCTAAAGCTTAACTTTAATTGCAAAACActttgcaaaaacaacaaacaaaatttgctatataaataaagttattattataagCAATATCCTCTGATACTTTTTCAGGAAAATGggtgatgacaaaaaaaaacaaaaaccacaccAACAGCCTTGTccgtttttttaagattatgttttgggtcatttttaggcctttatttgacaggacagatgaaaatatgaaaggggagagagaagaggaatgacatgcagcaaagggctgcaggtcggagtcaaaccagTGGCCgatgcgtcgaggagtaaacctctatatacagtatgtgcgcctgctctaccaactgagctaacctggccacaGCATTGTCCTTTTTAGACTAAATAC is a genomic window containing:
- the il10 gene encoding interleukin-10 — encoded protein: MTPRSLLLSVLVLLAFFSTASCSPITCNNQCCRFVEGFPARLKKLEGKFFKNKTSLRKSCFLCVRNYFSCKKQFDIENLNSTYTQMQSKGPYKAMSELDVLFNYIETYLASKRQRNRMAAV